GTGCAGGGACAGTCGAATACCTCTATAGTGAAGATGGGGGCTTCCACTTTCTGGAGTTAAATCCCCGCTTGCAAGTGGAACATCCTTGCACAGAAATGATTGCTGATGTGAACTTACCTGCGGCTCAGCTACAGGTATTTGAAATTTGTCAACATACCATTTTTTCCCACTGTTGCTTTCCTTAAAGCTGTTGCAATACATGAATGACTCTGAGGCGCTTGTTGGTTTGAGCCACATGTTGTGTGTGAGTTTGGAGCTTGTGAAAGGAACTAGATTGGCAGACTGGGAGAAGGAATTTCTCTCTCCATCAAGAGGTAGAACATGGGCAGCAGCAGACCAAGCCCCTGCGTGATGTCTTACTCCCAACTCGGAGGAGCCATCTCTAGGAGTGAGAGGGACATTTGGTCTCCAAGGCCCCATCAGTCCTGAGCACCTCAAAAATATGCCCACAAAATGACCAGTTGGGATGACTGCTCTTAAGGTCACTTCACACAGGGctctgaacagccatcagatggctGCTTCCTTCAATTCCTTCAGAAGGGGTTGGATTTGAACTGGAGATCTAGAGGGTGAAAGGCTCCTTGTCCCTTTCCCGTTTACTTGAGCCAGCCAGTCTGACTGATTGGCTATAATTGTCATGCTGAAGCCTAATTTCAAAGCTAATTTAGAAGAATCCAAGCCACGtctcctttgtctcctttttcTGATGGGCACTTGTGCAGATTGCAATGGGTGTCCCCTTGCACAGAATAAAAGACATCCGAGTGCTGTATGGAGAGTCGCCATGGGCTGATACACCCATCTGCTTTGAGAGCCCTGCAAATATCCCAGTGCCCAGAGGCCATGTCATTGCTGCTAGAGTCACCAGTGAAAACCCTGATGAGGTGAGTAAATGGAACCCTGTTTAGAAAGCTCCAGCTCTGGTCTGGATCAGATTGAAATGTGGCTGAGGGCAGGGCGCGACCCTGTTTTTAGCAAGATCTGAACTCTGAGAGGCCCTCCACTGATCAAATGTCAGAATATTGGACATATTCTCAGATGAGATTGGTGGGGTTAATGGAATCCACAGGCGGACTTATATCATAGCTGTTGTTTGCAATGGGATTCCTCTTTTCTGACTTGCACCTGTTCGGTTTCAAATGTAAACTTTCTTACTTCTTTGTGTTTTTTTACATTGACTCTAGGGGTTCAAGCCAAGCTCAGGGACAGTGCAGGAGCTGAATTTTCGTAGCAGCAAGAACGTTTGGGGTTATTTCAGTGTGGCAGCTGCTGGTGGTTTGCACGAATTTGCTGATTCGCAGTTTGGGCACTGTTTCTCCTGGGGAGAGAACCGCGAGGAGGCCATCTCGTCAGTATTTCCTCCCAGTAGGATTAGCAATAAGCATTCTTCAGGGGACTCAAGTGTCACTGAATGTTGATGGGTTTAGATataaaaaatatttggttttaacCCTAAGAGGCAATGAGCCGCTTCAGCTCTTCTGAGCAGTTTAGCTGTGGACTTGTGACAAAGAGACCTGCAGGGCAATTAGGGAGACTGTTCAAACTAAACTGAACTATTCAGAATTGTGGTGATTTAGCcctgcttcagcaaagcacttaatgcTTAGCTCTGTGTATTGCTCTTACGGGTGCTGGTCATGTGCTTTGCTGCATTGTGGTCTCACAGAGCTACTCTGTTATCTTTCAAAGTAAACTGTTTCCCAGtaggccaaaaaaaaattttttttaagagctGAACATGCAGAAAGGGCAGACTTTTAATAACAGACTCGGAGACAGCTTTTGACTGCAGGCTGTCTCTCTCTCGGGTTATAGAAACTTTATCTAGCTAGGTTTTTATAAGGTTGCCTATCACCATATGCAGCATCCTCAACCACTAAATTCTGTGTAGCTTGCTGTATATACCTTGGCTGCTGTGGAAGAGCCTTCTTGCATGTCAGTTGAAATCCAATTAAAATGCGGCGTATGCGTTTGTATGTTTTGTAAAGAGAAGTTTAACATCTGCTCTTGCACTTGTGTATTGGATAAATCAGATTCTGGGTCTTTAGTACTTTGTATGGTAGAAAATGAAGTGGGCAAAGACATTTGCTAAGAGGGGGAAAAGAAATAGTTATCCTGTGTGCCCCAATAGATCGGTATGCTTAGCACTGAATATTTGTCATGCATCTTAAACTCAGTATTAACAGAGgaacttttctttaaaaggaatATGGTTGTGGCACTGAAAGAGCTGTCTATCCGTGGGGATTTCAGAACAACAGTCGAGTACCTGATTAAGCTGCTGGAGACTGAGAGTTTTCAGAACAATGAGATAGATACTGGCTGGCTGGACCACCTGATTGCTGAGAAAGTGCAGgtgggagaagctgagctctgattttCTTCCCTCTGGCTAATCGTCTTCATTCTCACATGGACCTGCTGTCCACAATGTGCTGGAAGTGTCATTCTTTCCCCCGCTAGGCCGAGAAGCCAGACACCATACTGGGCGTGGTTTGCGGTGCTCTGAATGTAGCAGATGCCCTGTTTAGGACTTGTATGACTGACTTCCTGCATTCGCTTGAAAGGTAAAGTGCCAAATGACTAACGGGGATAAGCACAATGAAGTGTGGCTGTTAAACCGTTCTTATGACCAAATACTGGTCCCACTGAAACGAATGGGAGTTTTGTAATGGTCTTCAGCGAGAGCAGGGGTATATGGAGCATGTGACATAAGGTGCTGTGTTTGAGAGGTAGTGGACAGGGTGCTGGGCTGCGGCTCAGGAGAtgtggttctgtccccagctctgtcactggcctgctgagtgactgcaggcaaatcacttcccctatctgtgtctcagtttctcctcaCACCTTTTTGTCTTTTTAGACTAAAAGCTCTTTGAGATAGGGACTCTTTCAGTCtgcctcttactatgtgtttgtacagcacctagtggaTTAGGGTCCCAGTCTTGGTAGAGGACTGTACATACTATTGTAATAATAAAATGCTTGTTATTGAGCCGCacatgtatgtgtgagagagtgagGTGAGAGATCCAAGGTTTTTCGGCACATAAGCTGACCTTTGTCACACACATTCAGGCTAGTGGTGCATGATTTTGTCTAATGCAAGTTCCCACCTTAGCAGAGTAAGGCATGACCAGCCACTAAGGGAGTTAAAACAAGGTACAGAATGTTGACTCGTGGTTACATTGCTGATTTCCAGAGTGGGATGTGAAGACAGTGTTCCTATATTCTTTATCTAAGGCAGCTAAGTGGAGGAAAGGAAACTTCACTGTTCGACCTCCAGAGCTTTAATGGGGCCAGCAAAGGAGATGAGATATTAAAATAGAAAACCCAAGGTTTTTGCTTTTTGCTTCTGTGATGTAGGAAGTCAGGTTAGATtaacataatggtcccttctggtctttaACGTCTATGAATAAaggttcttttgttttgtttttaagttgctgggtttttttacctTAGAAATGTCAAGGTCACTCTTCACCAGTTTTCCTGTGTGACTTCTTGTGGTTTTTCAGAGAAGTGTATTGTGAACTTTTACACCTTAGTTGAAGGGTGGGAGTGTGGAATCTTTATTTAAGACATTCTGTCTCCCAATGGTTCATTAGCCATTGGAGCTAAGTAGATGATGACAAAAACCAAAGTTTGAATCAGGCTGGCTAAAAGCCCCTTCCCCTCTCAATTGCTGAACTTTCACTCGCTTCACTCTTGTGATGGTGTCATGTTAGTAGCTCTGCCATCATCATAGAATCTTGTAGGGGAGACGAGCTTAATTTCTCATGTGAAACAGCACAACTCCTCCCTCACCACCTTTAAAATGTTTGATAAACTTTCACACTGCCTTTATACATCAGAAAGGGGATGCAAAACCCAACGATTTCTCTCCCCTGCAAGTCCCCTTTAAAAGCTCTCTTCTGCAGTCCACTGCGATCTAAACCTGCTCTTTGGACTAGTGCTGATGGGTTATACAGTGTGGCTGAGTTCTCTTGGTGTCTGACTTTTTACCCTTGTCCCTTAGGGGCCAAGTTCTGCCAGCGGGTTCCCTGCTGAACATTGTAGAAGTGGAGCTTATTTATGAAGGTGTGAAGTATGCTCTCAAGGTAAACAGTGTCTTGTGTTTTTCCAAGCTTGTGGAGACTTTGGCTCGCGCAGGCATTACTACACGCGGCTAGGCAGATTCTACATGTGTCTCTCACCAGTACAGACAAGCACTTCTGGGTGGGTACTTTCAATCAAAGGATGATAAAAAAATCTTCattatccatttttttaaaaagtctcatttTAAATGAGTTTAGCTATTTGTTTTTACAGTATAGAGAATTTTTCTGCTTCCAGATGGACTGTTGCTGGAGTTAATGCCTGTAATAAAGTGCTGGCTTCTCCCATTCATAAACCTAGATAGGTAGCAGCTTTAGTTAGTTAAATCACTTTCTTATCATGGGAAAGTGGAGGATCAGCTGAAATGACAGATGATTGAGCTGTAGAACTGGACTAGCAATTCAAACACTAACCTCAAATCCTGTGATCTAAATCAATGTTTCTCAGTGACCGGTCTGTGGATTCTCAGCgaccagtccctgagatctccctgacacagtttaggaagacagcaagctggtccctgatATCAAAaacgttgagaaacactggtctaagtgaccgggggggtgggaggggcatggAGAAGCAAGTCCGTATTCCATGCTAAATCCTGCTCCCACCCACTACACAATGACAGCTCTGCTTCTGGTGTCATCTCAAAGGGCTGATACACCACAGCCTGGCAAGGCAAGCCTACGTCTTGATCTCCGTGAAGATTTTAATGTTCATGTTTAAAGCCTCTCTCTTTGGTATTTTTCAACAGGTTGCCCGTCAGTCTCTGACAACTTATGTCATTATAATGAATAACACTCACATTGAGATAGACGTGCACAGGTTGAATGATGGCGGCGTGCTGCTTTCCTATGATGGTAACAGTTACACGACGTACATGAAAGAAGAAGTTAACTGGTAAGTTAGAGAGCTGACCCATTATCCCGCTGCTGCAGATTTCTTCCCAATCTCGCAACTAGACACAGCAGCAAttgcagctgcttctgcagcaggCAGCAAATAGGTTGACAGTAATAGAATTTCCCCTCTCCTGAAtccgtccgatgaagtgagctgtagcccacgaaagcttatgctcaaataaatttgttagtctctaaggtgccacaagtactcctgttctttttcccctctccttaaGCTACCGAATCACCATTGGTAACAAAACTTGTGACTTTGAAAAGGAGAAAGATCCGACTGTGCTGAGATCGCCCTCTGCTGGGAAACTGCTGAAGTACATGGTGGAAGATGGAGGCCACGTCTTCGTAGGGCACAGTTTTGCAGAGATAGAGGTAACTGTAGGTTAGTGCAGATTGTGTCACTGAGTGGCAAATGGCTTCCAATCTGTATGCTTGATAAAGAAATGCGGATTGTGTACATGCATCCCTACAATAAAAAAAGAAGTCGTCTTGTCACTATTGTGACACTTGGAAGAAAACGACTGCCCTAGGCTCTTGGTGTTGCGTGGATGATATTCATTTATTACACTCTGACTATTCCACCAACCCTCCTACAGGTGATGAAAATTATTTTGGCCCTGGTGGTGAAGGAATCTGGCCATATACATTATATAAAACGGCCAGGAGCATTGCTGGAGGCAGGCTGTGTCATAGCTAGACTCGACTTAGATGATCCTACCAAAGTGCACCCAGTGAGTATTGCTGCTGGGACAGAACCAGGTTATTTTCTATTTACTTACATGACTAATCAGGTCATCCGTGACTTGTAACTGTCTGTCTCTTATGTCTCAGTATCTTAATATGTATGTTCACTTGAGGTTTTAACACACCAGATACTTAGCAATGATGTAGAATTTTGGTATTTGAAAGTGTGACctttatataaaatattctgTTGGCCCTAGCTAGTCTGTATCTTAAGCATATATGCCTTGTGGGATTTGGACAGAAAACTGAATTTTGATTATTAAGACTTGATTGAAAATGACCAGAATAAGAAATTCTGACATACGTTTTTCTAATGCCTCTTATTTGGAAACTTCCCACTTGATTCATTCTGACGACACCCTCCtttgcattttaattaaaataatgacaATACTGAGCAGTTTCCTTGCCTGCTGAGGTTGTCTCATGTATTTTTCTAGATGGTTGTTTAATTTGAATGAGATCTGCCTCACTTTTCTCTTTTCCACTCTCATTTTATATTCCAAATGCTTTCTTTCTCTTGTATTCGACCTCAGGCCCAGTTGTATACAGGTGGCCTCCCCACCCAGCAGATGTTGCCAATCGGTGGCCTGAAGCTGCACCAGGTCTTTCACCGTGTCCTGTCAAATCTAATCAATGTCATGAATGGGTACTGCTTGCCAGAGCCATATTTCAGTGCAAAAGTAAGTGCCTTTCTCTAATGGCATCTGCTTCTAATACCCAGAGGGTGTTTAAACTGATATGTTTATGCCAACGAActtttcttcagtttctctttcatacatGGATGAAGACCTGGATCTACTCTCAAATCTACTTTAACTTGTATTCTTCTTGGAATGGTCCCCCACGATCAGTGTAATAACAAAGACCACGTACAGTATTTCTCTAGGTGGCAACCTTGGTGGAAATGGATAATAGCTTGCTGAGCTCCTTAATGCTAAGCACTGGCTGTAGCACATCTTTTGTGCCTTCCATTCATCCAGTGATCTCAAAGTCCTTCACAAGCCTGAAGTTAAGGCTTACGACCAACCACCTGGTGTGTAGATAGGTAGGAAGgtgtcatccccattttatagacaagGACTTTAAGGGCGTGATTTATGAGAAATGCTGAACTGTCACCACTTGTACTGAGGtcagtgagagctgcaggtgctcagcacctctgacaatcagTCCCTGAGTGACTTTGACTGGGGTTCTATACCTGGTTCGATGctactcccagcccagtgccacaGTTGAGAAACCATCCTTAATTCCATTGTGCTAGCCCGCCTGACCTGTTGGTTACAGGGCTGCAAGCATAGTTTTCATTGGGATGTCGAGATCCGTTCACTTGCCTTTCCTGACACATCAGCCTCTGATGTTTTTCTGTGACATCTTCGCAGCAATAATCTTTATTTTGCTTAGATGAAAGAATGGGTATGTGAGCTGATGAAGACCCTACGGGACCCCTCTCTGCCTCTTCTGGAGCTGCAGGAGATCATGACCAACGTGTCTGGCAGAATCCCAGCGTCAGTGGAGAAATCCATTCGAAAAGTGATGGCACAATACGCTAGTAACATCACCTCGGTGCTGTGTCAGTTTCCCAGTCAGCAGGTAAGCCATACAAGAGGGATGGTCTTGTATTCCATCCTCTTTAATATCTTGGTGACTATccgtctttttttcttttcatgctaAATTGGTCAGAATTTTTCACCTGAAAAGTTTTTCTGCTAAACGATGGGGTTTCATCAAAAATATTAATGGGGAAAATGTCCTAttcaatacatttttttaaaattgtgtgggGAAAAATGGTTTTTTTGATCAGCAAACGTTTGTAACAGATATAGTTTAATTTGAAATCTTTTACACAAGCTCTCAGCCCtggagcaattttttttccctctaaaaTTGAGCTAACCTCTTTAAGCTATCCCTTTCCTATTTGAAATCTGAAAAATTTAAGTGTCTTctcagctgttactctgaatgttCCATGTAAATGCGGCTGGAATAGGTCAGTGTAGTTCACCGCTATGTGTTTTCTGTAAATAGATTTCTGTCAACCCAGGCACCGTTTCCCTGCTGTAAGGCTTTCCAGTGAGCGTGTACTGATGAATGTCTGTCTTTCATTGTTCATGGGAcacagtgggtgaggtaatatctttttattagaCTAGTGTCTgatgatgagagagacaagctgtgtggctcgaaagcttgtctctctaaccaacaaaagttggtccaataaaagattttacctcacccaccttgtctcgctaatatctgGGGCTGACACAGCTACAGCTACATTTCATTGTTCATAACAGTGCATATgatgttaattaaaaaaagtggggggggatTGTGGTGGGTTTCTGAATTATTCCTGCTGGGACAAGGCACACTTGGAATGTCTTGTGGCGGGCAGGTTAGCTGGCTGGCTGTACTGCGCTTACCAAACAGAGATGTTTTTCTTCCCCTTATAATACTTGTTGCCCTTCCTCTTCGCAGCGTTGGAATTAATGTTTCCAATTTATGGAGACATCTCTACAGCCTTGTAGTGTCCAAGAATGGCAACCATAAAGACACAGGATCAGTCGTGCAAATCCTTACTCTGACTAGTCTAACTGAAACTAATTGAACTGCTCACATGAGTTGGGACAACTTGCATGAGTGAGGCATTGCAGAACCTGCCCCTGATCTTTGGGAAAATGGAAATTACTTACTGCTGCTCCCAGGCTGAGGATTTCAAAGGAGTGAAACAGTTAGACATgtggcttctttgaaaatccaacTAGAGTTCCTGCTAATTAATATAGTCTCTTAAAAGGGGGAATATGTGTAGAGCAAGAGAAAAGGGAGCTTctgtaaatagattttttttcattttgatttcttaGCCATTTCTGAGTACTTGTAAGTCACATCCCCTTGGTTTTCCAGACTGTTGTGCCCAAGCTATTTTTTAGCTCCTTCATGCCCGTGTTTCTTCTGCTCTGTGCAGATCGCTAGCATACTGGACAGCCATGCGGCCAGTTTGCAGAGGAAGGCAGACCGGGAAGTCTTCTTCATGAACACGCAGAGTATTATGCAGCTAGTCCAGAGGTGAATGCCTTCCTGTGCCGTGGCACGCTCTACAGTGTGGGAGGTTTCCAGACATGCTGTGAAATGCTCCATAGAAACTAGTGCCAGCCCTGACTCCGAGGGAGGTGGAGAAGGGTCAGAGCAGCAGGGCGAGCGGGACCAGTGCTGGTGTAGGTGACTGCAAGATGAGCCATGTGGGAAGGCTGGCAGTAATGCTGCACCCCTCTTTGTCCTGAGCAAGCAGAGCATTGGGTGAGCACCACTTCCTGGCTCATGCACCGAGTGCTATTGGCTTGAGTCATTTGCCTGCCCCAGGAGAGGAGGATCCACCCTGACTGCTTCCTAGTCCATGTTTgattcccagcaaaagcagcgtGGCCAATGCAATGGCGCGTTAGCTCTGGGATGTGGCACACTCGGTCCTCTCCCCTGTTCCCAGGTACCGCAGCGGCATTCGGGGTTACATGAAATCTGTCGTGTTAGACTTGCTGAGAAGATACTTGCAAGTGGAAACCCAGTTCCAACAAGGTCAGAGGAAGCGGTGGCATGTTTGCCGAGGGCCCAGTGCTGTTCCGCAGGCCTGGGGGAACTAATCTAACCAGTGGATGCTTGTTGTCTCCCCAGCCCACTATGACAAATGTGTGATCAACCTGAGGGAGCAGTACAAATTGGACATGACCCCGGTGCTCGAGTGCATCTTCTCTCACGCCCAGGTGGCAAAGAAGAATCTGCTGGTGATCATGTTAATTGTAAGTAAAAATGGCAACCTCTGTGAGACTAGGGTGGGTGTCAAGTTGGATCAGAAACGGCTGTTGAGATGCCCTGTAGAGTGTTACTTCTGACCTGGAAGGCAAATTCTGAATTCAAGGAAAACGAGAAATAAGGGTGGGAGGGAACAAAGCAGTCTGTAGTCTTGTGTTTTGACGAGTGGCTTGCTGGTAGTAGTTTTATAAAAGGGATCCGTTGCATTGTTGTAAGGGTGAAGGCCAAACTGCAGCTGAGAACTCTGGAAAAATTACCAGTGTGGGAAGCTTCCCTGTAATAAGAGAGTTGATTTGAGATATTGCAGTCATCTgtgaaagggaaaaataaagcaaatacagtGGATCGATTCATCATGTAcattgtgcgtgtgtgtgtgtgtgtgaggtctcAAATATTCTTACAGCACTTAATAATACTTAATATTTGTACAGAGCATCTGATGTAGAGCATCTTCAGAGTGCTTTAATATCTTTAATTAAGCCTCTTTATTAGATCTACTTTGCAAATGGGGAGGCAAGTTTCGATTAGAACTCAGATATACAGCCTATTACATCAGATTTCCCCTCTCAGATTTTATTGTAAAATTAAACTTCCACAGACATTTTGAAGAAGTATTTTGGTCTTACCCGTTTAAAACATAAAGTTCTTTTCAAACTTTACATCATCTGTTCTTAACATCTTTGACTCCACCCCCAAAATTCTTATTGGTGGCTTCTTCACTAGTGGAGCCTTCATTAAATTATCTTCCCTTTTCTGTGCTGACTTTTAAGAAAAGGGGAGGTTTTCTGGCCTGTGCCAtaaaggagatcagactagatgatcacagtggtcccttcttcatatagattccaaggccagaacaAAAAaattggctctgtgtgtgtgtatgttagaAGAGAAATGCACGTTTTCCTGGTTTGGTGCACAGACGTTTGTAGGCAAAGTAAGGAATGTAGGTAGATGGAGGTTTCTGTTCAATAAGGATTAGTCATTAACGCTGGAAGGATATTTAATAGGACCAGCTGTGTGGTCGAGACTCCACCATGACGGAGGAGCTGATGGCCATTCTCAATGAGCTAACACAGCTCAGTAAAACGGAGCACTCCAGAGTGGCTTTGCGAGCCAGACAGGTTAGTATGTTTCATGGTTTACACGATGTTATTAAACcatggtgatttttttccccccaacctccccttcTGCCTCCAAATCACTGCCATTCATttagattctttttatttgtagGTTTTGATTGCCTCTCACCTCCCTTCCTATGAACTGAGACACAATCAGGTGGAGTCCATATTCCTGTCTGCTATCGACATGTATGGCCACCAGTTCTGCCCTGAAAACCTAAAGGTTGTGACTGCTTCTTACAATTAATTATAAAGCATGGGATTTACCTTCTAGTTAGTTCTTAGTGAAGCGGTTTGATTTGTAAGCCATTTATTTCAAAAGGCCTTAAAGGCATTAATGTCTTGGAGCTTAAGCTATTGATGCTAGTATATATCAGACCATGTGAAATGCTGCTTTCTGATCTCTTCCAGATGAAGGCCTGTAGCACAGGTTCACCCTCTTTCTGCCTTTCTCCTCAGAAGGGGTAGGAAGTGAATGGAGGATTCTTTTCCCCTAGTAGGGAAACCTGGGCCATATGCTAGGAATTTGAGAACTGTGGTGACGGGCACTCTAGATTACGCCTTAGATCATTTGAAACCCTCAGTGTGAACTGCAGGCTAACGAATCTAGCAAAAGCTACTGAGGGAGATTCAGGATTGGAGCAACTGCAGCTGTGTAACTTCCATCTCTTCTTCGTCTTTCATGCCGGCACTGGGTTGTTCAAACCGTGCCTCGCGCTGAATTCTGTTTTCTTCATGACAGAAACTGATCCTCTCGGAAACCACCATCTTTGATGTTCTCCCCACCTTCTTCTACCACTCCAACCAGCTGGTGTGCATGGCAGCTCTGGAGGTAAAGGGTGAATTAAGACTTTGGCTGCCATTTATTGAGAAGTAATGCAGCTCTTAGAGCCGGAGCTGCTTTTAGTGCCAGTGAGAGAGGCTGTGTTGCACATCGTGGTTGCTTCAGTGGTTGGCCAGTGGGAAAGCACTCTGATTTCAAATTAAATTCTTCTCCTGCCTCTTTGGTCAGGTGTACGTGAGGAGAGGATATATCGCCTATGAACTAAACAGCCTGCAGCATCGTCAGCTCTCAGATGGCACGTGTGTGGTAGAGTTTCAGTTTATGTTGCCATCATCGCATCCAAATAGGTAGGAACGACCTGCACTTAGTCTGTTGCCCGGTTCTGTGTGGTTATTGATGAACTCGACTTCCATGCACAGGCGCCGACTTTTGAAAGTGTTGGGGGGTTCCTGACCCCCAagctccgccccaggccctgcccccactccagccctttccccaaggccccacgcatgccctgcctctttctgcccagtTCCGCCCCCCCTCGAGTGTGCCATGTCCTTGTTCTTCCCCCTGAGACCATCCTGCACCCTGTGAACCAGCTgattgggtggggggaggtgctaATCGGCGGGGCCCGCCGGTGGGCAGGACGCACTGGGTGGGTCGAGGGGGAGCTGACCACACCCACcgttttttccccatgggtgctccagccctggagcacccacggagttggtgacTATGCTTGCATGGTTTGATAGCTTTAACGATGGATAcatgagggggttggggcatcTTCCCCTCACCACCTGCTTTTGTAAAGCTGTTTGTTTAATTTCTCATTAACTCAGTGATGGAGACCCTCAATGGGAAATTACTAAGCCttcctagtttcagagtagcagccgtgttagtctgtatctgcaaaaaaagaaaaggaggacttgtggcaccttagaggctaacacatttatttgagcataagctatctgatgaagtgagctgtagctcacgaaagcttatgctcaaataaatgtgttcgtctctgaggtgccacaagtcctccttttctttaaaccttCCTAGTGGTGCTCTTAGTGAATAAATCCCCTTTTCCATCTGGTGCATGGTGTTGGTTTGCTGTGTGAATTGAAGAGCTGGTGTTTCATGCAGTAGCTCACTGAGTTGTTCAATACTCTGATTTCAGAGGCAgcagccctgctttgagcaggtagAGTGCAGAATTTTCTCTTTGAAGCATGAGAAGTGATTTTCGCCCGCTGCATTAATACTCTACCCCATGtgctcatttctctctctctctctcccgtgACTTATTGGCTGCGGTGGTGACACTTTGCTCTCTGGCCAGCAGGGCAGAATGGGTTATTTCTGAATCAGGCTTCCCTAGTGGTGCTGGGAGATGGGCAGAAGTTTGCACACAGTCTTGTCCCTCAAGCTGAGTGGATGCTGCTCTGGAAGCCGAAATCAGAACAAACCCTAAGCTACTAAGTGACGTCCGTGCATGCTGCTTTTAGAATGTGAGGGGAGAGCTGTTAAAGGCAGCCAAGTATGCCTGGcaggagaataaaataaagacTTGAGGCTTTACATCTCCCAAGTGCTCTGTGGGTGTTACTCCTTGTCACATGGCTGGAAACTGAGCTGGTGTCTTCCCCATTCTATAGATGGACTCAGAGGTGAAAGGACTCATCGAGGGTCACACAGCAGTTCAGTAATAGAACTACAGTaatgaacagaacccaggagtcctgagtcccagtcttcAGCTTGGCCCATGACCATGCTTTGTAAAGCTGGTCGGGTTAATGTAAATAGTACCAACAGCAAATGTAGGCTGCTCTCTTCTCAGAGCCCAAAGGATGTAGATCGGTACTGGCATAGTCAAAAAAAGGGCTCACGTCAGGGAAGACCTCTCGGATCTGCCGGTCTGTTTCTAATGTGAATTAATTAACCCTGTTGCTTAATATGGAGCCTATGTCCTTGTGTAAACCCAGCTTGGTTCTAGAGAAATCACAGCCTTGTGATTatttgctctctctttttttttt
This genomic stretch from Lepidochelys kempii isolate rLepKem1 chromosome 15, rLepKem1.hap2, whole genome shotgun sequence harbors:
- the ACACB gene encoding acetyl-CoA carboxylase 2 isoform X7 produces the protein MVLLALLSCLILLWFVWIEMANSQPINQLNSETERSSPELPAASEDEEQPSKGSTCQLQERAVPALQSTGPAQTSLTSGQVFVDAFQQAASTLWQHKLPNLPSSPDVSEPVQDVPENSLTGPLYQVALPSSKQQMKLKKSISRGNQEQFIDNTQVQLKRQAMAKFVLGSFEDNSSDDELVSGSFKVTSRSSLVSVGSSSSFESFSLISLSETGSSSTTMRPSMSGLHLVKRGREQKKLDLQRDFTVASPAEFMTRFGGNRIIEKVLIANNGIAAVKCMRSIRRWAYEMFRNERAIRFVVMVTPEDLKANAEYIKMADHYVPVPGGANNNNYANVELIVDISKRIPVQAVWAGWGHASENPKLPELLQKHGVAFLGPPSEAMWALGDKVASTIVAQTVQIPTLPWSGSGLMAKWTEEDCEQRRTISVSLETYARGCVKDVDEGLEAAKRIGYPVMIKASEGGGGKGIRKAETTEEFTGCFRQVQSEAPGSPIFVMKLAQNARHLEVQVLADQYGSAVSLFGRDCSLQRRHQKIIEEAPVTVAAPSMFDFMEQCAVRLAKMVGYVSAGTVEYLYSEDGGFHFLELNPRLQVEHPCTEMIADVNLPAAQLQIAMGVPLHRIKDIRVLYGESPWADTPICFESPANIPVPRGHVIAARVTSENPDEGFKPSSGTVQELNFRSSKNVWGYFSVAAAGGLHEFADSQFGHCFSWGENREEAISNMVVALKELSIRGDFRTTVEYLIKLLETESFQNNEIDTGWLDHLIAEKVQAEKPDTILGVVCGALNVADALFRTCMTDFLHSLERGQVLPAGSLLNIVEVELIYEGVKYALKVARQSLTTYVIIMNNTHIEIDVHRLNDGGVLLSYDGNSYTTYMKEEVNCYRITIGNKTCDFEKEKDPTVLRSPSAGKLLKYMVEDGGHVFVGHSFAEIEVMKIILALVVKESGHIHYIKRPGALLEAGCVIARLDLDDPTKVHPAQLYTGGLPTQQMLPIGGLKLHQVFHRVLSNLINVMNGYCLPEPYFSAKMKEWVCELMKTLRDPSLPLLELQEIMTNVSGRIPASVEKSIRKVMAQYASNITSVLCQFPSQQIASILDSHAASLQRKADREVFFMNTQSIMQLVQRYRSGIRGYMKSVVLDLLRRYLQVETQFQQAHYDKCVINLREQYKLDMTPVLECIFSHAQVAKKNLLVIMLIDQLCGRDSTMTEELMAILNELTQLSKTEHSRVALRARQVLIASHLPSYELRHNQVESIFLSAIDMYGHQFCPENLKKLILSETTIFDVLPTFFYHSNQLVCMAALEVYVRRGYIAYELNSLQHRQLSDGTCVVEFQFMLPSSHPNRMSIPISVSNPDLARHSTELFMDSGFSPLCQRMGAMVAFDRFEDFTRNFDEVISCFADPPSESPLFSEARSTLYEEEDNKNVQEEPIHILNTAIRWASHLEDEELVPVFRTFAQSKKNILVDCGLRRITFLIVQKSEFPKFFTFRARDERFALFSGVHSVCRRPHLSALGTSPGLPAGAESDA